A single window of Pirellulales bacterium DNA harbors:
- a CDS encoding SUMF1/EgtB/PvdO family nonheme iron enzyme — protein MAKTKRAKWPLPPWIDSQRMLLLRNVSDPQKHLTPQAFRASRLRRDKRRVQDSATPSRRRRRRPWVKTNKRRVFLDWLLQPKVPSRRLCVTTDGGIGKTTLLQWATAAIARHRPEFLAVYLPLGKIAVPAPEEKPLDWIKRIVVAAVAEGVHGAESNGRQVSIRHDELANQVERLLHQQRLVLLFDALDQTRSTRNDEVSPKIAALAAVLKADGHACRVVVSGRPHGVERYWSDLFADSSTSPARAWRYVQLLPFTEEQVKIYLGDERVELLQQLDVDVLRVPRFLEVLYKLDDLGGIATSCGVYFECLEEDLRQIENKDALNRLGQRVKLKKSEVEKLLALLAFEMLRADNFEGVAPADFEDFRGAVWKRRREDLAEFTSLREFGDQLDLVAQANEALEHGYLDHDGLTQVYWRDPTLQAFFAAIWIVKYASADDLTWWGEHLFLSPPMESDAFLYSVWRFVCEMPLERVAANRWTAAVKPLFRPGDGTPPGPRRSTEMIYRAHANWESRATGKLKDLFKSECLDEYQQEFQRIIAGDRGAEARRIAADFSNGFKSIIPNDKGIPQTFQMGSPLDEPRRGDDEHQHEVKLTKPFSLAEYAVTNEQYGLFDPEHHSRYSDYKRRSPEPRCPAIYVCWYDALSFCLWLGPEYRLPSEAEWEYACRAGTETRFHFGEVLNGTQANCDGNYPYGDESRGPYLERTTPVGDADKKNPDDPRRGYRRNALELSDMHGNVWEWCSDWYGAYPKAPVTDPEGPPSGRSRVLRGGSWFNFARSCRSANRFGNLPVLRDDGMGFRVARTS, from the coding sequence ATGGCCAAGACGAAGCGGGCAAAGTGGCCCCTGCCGCCGTGGATCGATTCGCAGCGGATGCTTCTGTTGCGCAACGTGTCCGATCCGCAAAAACACCTGACTCCCCAAGCCTTTCGCGCCAGCCGTCTCCGCCGCGACAAGCGGCGCGTGCAGGACTCCGCCACCCCGTCGCGCCGCCGGCGCAGGCGCCCTTGGGTCAAGACGAACAAGCGGCGGGTGTTTCTCGACTGGTTGCTCCAGCCCAAGGTTCCCTCGCGCCGGTTGTGTGTCACGACCGACGGCGGGATCGGCAAGACGACGCTGCTCCAATGGGCCACAGCGGCGATTGCCCGGCACCGGCCCGAGTTTCTGGCCGTCTACTTGCCGCTGGGCAAGATCGCCGTTCCGGCTCCCGAAGAGAAACCCCTGGACTGGATCAAGCGCATCGTCGTGGCCGCCGTCGCCGAGGGCGTGCATGGTGCCGAGTCAAATGGCCGCCAGGTTTCCATTCGGCACGACGAACTGGCGAACCAGGTCGAGCGGCTGTTGCACCAGCAGCGGCTCGTGCTGCTGTTCGATGCACTCGACCAGACCCGCTCAACCAGAAACGACGAAGTCAGTCCGAAGATCGCTGCCCTGGCCGCTGTTCTGAAGGCCGATGGTCACGCTTGCCGCGTCGTCGTCTCGGGCCGGCCCCATGGAGTGGAGCGGTACTGGAGCGACCTGTTTGCCGACTCCAGCACCTCACCCGCTCGCGCGTGGCGCTACGTGCAGTTGCTGCCCTTCACCGAGGAACAGGTCAAAATCTACTTGGGGGACGAGCGCGTCGAGCTGCTGCAACAGCTCGACGTCGACGTGTTGCGGGTTCCGCGGTTTCTCGAGGTGCTGTACAAGCTGGACGATCTCGGAGGGATCGCCACGAGCTGTGGCGTGTATTTCGAGTGCCTGGAAGAGGACCTTCGGCAGATTGAAAACAAGGATGCCCTCAACCGGCTGGGTCAACGCGTCAAGTTAAAGAAGAGCGAGGTCGAAAAGCTGCTGGCCCTGTTGGCGTTCGAGATGCTGCGGGCTGACAACTTCGAGGGGGTGGCCCCGGCAGATTTCGAGGACTTTCGCGGCGCGGTTTGGAAACGCCGCCGGGAGGACCTGGCCGAGTTTACCTCACTGCGGGAGTTTGGCGATCAACTCGATCTGGTGGCCCAGGCCAACGAGGCCTTGGAGCATGGTTACCTCGACCACGATGGGCTCACGCAAGTCTACTGGCGCGATCCGACCTTGCAGGCCTTCTTCGCGGCGATCTGGATCGTCAAGTACGCTTCGGCCGACGATCTGACATGGTGGGGCGAGCATTTGTTCCTGTCGCCGCCAATGGAGAGCGACGCGTTTCTCTACAGCGTCTGGCGGTTTGTGTGCGAGATGCCGCTGGAGCGAGTCGCTGCGAACCGCTGGACGGCTGCCGTGAAACCGCTGTTCCGCCCCGGCGATGGGACACCCCCGGGGCCGCGGCGCTCGACGGAGATGATCTACCGGGCGCATGCCAACTGGGAATCTCGCGCGACGGGGAAGCTGAAGGATCTGTTCAAATCCGAATGCCTGGACGAGTACCAGCAGGAGTTTCAGAGAATCATCGCCGGCGATCGCGGCGCCGAGGCCCGGCGGATTGCCGCCGATTTCTCAAACGGTTTCAAGTCGATCATCCCGAACGACAAGGGCATTCCACAGACATTCCAGATGGGCTCTCCGTTGGACGAGCCCCGGCGGGGGGACGATGAGCATCAGCACGAGGTAAAGCTGACGAAGCCGTTCAGTCTTGCGGAATACGCGGTAACGAATGAGCAGTACGGCCTGTTCGACCCGGAACACCATTCACGGTACAGCGACTACAAGCGGCGCAGCCCAGAGCCGCGCTGCCCCGCAATCTACGTGTGCTGGTACGACGCGTTGTCTTTTTGTTTGTGGCTGGGTCCCGAGTACCGTCTCCCCAGCGAGGCGGAATGGGAGTACGCTTGCCGCGCGGGTACAGAGACGCGGTTCCACTTTGGCGAGGTGCTGAACGGCACCCAGGCGAACTGCGACGGCAACTACCCGTATGGCGACGAATCCAGGGGCCCATACCTGGAGCGTACGACACCCGTTGGGGACGCTGACAAGAAGAATCCCGACGACCCCAGGCGAGGCTACCGGCGCAATGCCCTGGAGTTGAGTGACATGCACGGTAACGTGTGGGAGTGGTGCAGCGACTGGTACGGAGCTTATCCGAAGGCACCGGTGACGGATCCGGAGGGCCCACCATCAGGCCGATCCCGCGTGCTCCGCGGCGGTTCTTGGTTCAACTTCGCCAGGAGCTGCCGATCCGCAAACCGGTTCGGGAACTTGCCCGTCCTCCGGGACGACGGCATGGGGTTCCGTGTTGCCAGGACTTCGTAA
- a CDS encoding proteasome accessory factor PafA2 family protein, which produces MSVTRLDRPMILGTETELAVNGAIRGNRVQPEVLQQLLLEQARQTLVQLPANRDHGQSGLFLENGGRLYGEINGVLEFCSAECSTPEELVLIEQAHEQILRDLAAEVCRRQGSGSEITIVKNNVGPIDPDRITRGNHESFTAWWPLNSLAEPLMAFLVTRLPYAGSGCLSGAKDGSGYELSQRARHLTKATGSDTTGNRAIFSTRVRNSHDRSRAGWRRVHLIGKDSSRCPWNVYYSAANTAVLLWVINHGGQVGAGLVLENPVHALQTVSGDPFLKAELSLADGRRMTALEIQSRYLDAVTQFVHQRSCPAWITAALERWGGLLSELRDDPLSLAGRLDAYTKLRIVLHELDRSRATLKDIRLGVQLLKRLRTIYPEPMVAAILAESPAELPAAAAPLFRAAMRTVQDAGRKSLDRLRLVIRLIRVDFEYHRLGGLFEQLVAAGGIDMSLAPDDAVVQAKTQPPAGTRAAARAQLIRELHTEPGWSATWGAVAHHHLDRYYELENPFTPLVPPRQSRSTEDRSGLREELASIRQALLGH; this is translated from the coding sequence ATGTCCGTCACTCGGCTCGATCGCCCCATGATTCTCGGCACCGAGACCGAATTGGCCGTCAATGGCGCGATTCGTGGCAACCGCGTGCAGCCCGAGGTCCTGCAACAGCTCTTATTGGAGCAGGCCAGGCAGACGCTGGTGCAACTGCCGGCCAATCGTGACCACGGCCAAAGCGGCTTGTTCCTCGAAAATGGCGGGCGGCTCTACGGTGAGATTAACGGTGTGCTCGAGTTTTGTAGTGCTGAATGCAGCACGCCGGAGGAACTGGTGTTGATCGAACAGGCGCACGAGCAGATCCTCCGCGATCTGGCCGCCGAGGTTTGTCGTCGGCAAGGATCCGGCAGCGAGATCACCATCGTCAAGAACAACGTCGGTCCGATTGACCCCGATCGCATTACCCGCGGCAACCATGAGAGCTTCACCGCGTGGTGGCCGCTGAACTCGCTGGCCGAGCCGCTGATGGCGTTTCTCGTCACCCGGCTCCCTTACGCCGGCAGCGGATGTCTCTCCGGCGCCAAGGATGGCTCAGGCTACGAGCTCTCGCAACGGGCCCGGCATCTCACCAAGGCGACGGGCAGCGACACCACGGGCAACCGCGCGATCTTTTCGACCCGCGTCCGGAATTCGCATGATCGCTCGCGCGCCGGCTGGCGGCGCGTGCACCTCATCGGCAAGGATTCGTCGCGTTGTCCCTGGAACGTTTACTACTCGGCTGCCAACACGGCGGTGCTGCTCTGGGTCATCAACCACGGCGGCCAGGTCGGCGCGGGGCTGGTGCTCGAAAATCCGGTGCACGCCCTGCAGACCGTTTCGGGTGATCCGTTTCTGAAAGCTGAGCTGTCCTTAGCCGATGGCCGGCGGATGACAGCCCTGGAGATTCAATCTCGGTACCTCGATGCGGTCACGCAGTTTGTACACCAGCGCTCGTGTCCCGCTTGGATCACCGCGGCGCTGGAGCGCTGGGGCGGGTTGCTCAGCGAGCTGCGCGATGACCCGCTCAGCCTGGCCGGGCGCCTCGATGCCTACACCAAGCTGCGGATCGTGCTGCACGAGCTCGATCGCTCGCGGGCCACGCTGAAGGACATTCGCCTTGGCGTCCAGTTGCTCAAGCGGCTGCGCACGATCTATCCCGAGCCGATGGTCGCCGCGATCCTGGCTGAATCGCCGGCCGAGCTGCCGGCCGCCGCAGCACCGCTGTTCCGAGCCGCCATGCGAACCGTCCAAGACGCAGGTCGCAAGTCGCTCGACCGGCTGCGACTGGTCATTCGGTTGATCCGCGTCGACTTCGAGTACCACCGCCTCGGCGGGCTGTTCGAACAACTCGTCGCGGCCGGCGGCATCGACATGAGCCTCGCCCCCGACGACGCCGTCGTGCAGGCCAAGACCCAACCGCCCGCCGGCACGCGGGCCGCCGCGCGGGCTCAGCTCATCCGCGAGCTGCACACCGAGCCCGGCTGGTCAGCCACCTGGGGCGCCGTCGCCCACCACCATCTCGACCGCTACTACGAACTCGAAAACCCCTTCACGCCGCTGGTTCCGCCGCGCCAGTCCCGCTCGACCGAAGACCGCTCCGGCCTCCGAGAAGAACTCGCCTCGATCCGCCAGGCTTTACTGGGACATTAG
- a CDS encoding proteasome accessory factor PafA2 family protein — translation MYDRARELPPIEKILGADFELGNSLVDARQRHHLPGEAAQLLLQAVPGYPLHPASRGTAIELGRVFLPSGSSRYEDLEHFEWNVPECRSASEHALYLHAGLRWAQRARQLVNARLPRGQHVEVFANNGDGQDHISYGAHKNVLCTAECWHDLCDPRKPQLGTFLATHLVTSALYSGQGTVGARNGRDACDYQLSQRCDAFERMWDVNTMQHRPLINTRNEPHAGEGMARLHVIYHDLTLAPVSNRLTAGALQAVVALCEAGIVDPSLTLGDPVAAASQISRDLGLQQKLATVVRGRKLTALEIQQGIRDLVAGCHAEGLLRDAVPEIESILRDWQTSLDLLQQRDVEALAARHDNWLKYLLLDRHRARRNLRWDTAEMRMLDMQYANLDPEQGLFLKMAAAGAVAELPDEADLERAMHQPPRDTRAWLRGELLRRFGQYVSSMDWSWITFRIPVARGWTQVARVSMPDPRRFGQDECADILALDSLEAIVTALNERSAPLAGTSLTATRIQTTSWQ, via the coding sequence ATGTACGACCGTGCCCGCGAGCTGCCACCCATCGAAAAAATCCTCGGCGCCGACTTCGAGTTGGGCAACTCGCTGGTCGACGCGCGGCAGCGTCATCACCTGCCCGGCGAGGCGGCGCAGTTGTTGCTGCAAGCGGTGCCTGGCTATCCGCTGCACCCGGCGTCGCGCGGCACGGCCATCGAGCTGGGCCGGGTGTTTTTGCCGAGTGGGTCATCGCGCTACGAAGACCTCGAGCATTTTGAGTGGAACGTGCCCGAGTGCCGGTCGGCCAGCGAGCACGCACTGTACCTCCACGCCGGCCTGCGTTGGGCCCAACGTGCCCGACAGCTCGTCAATGCCCGGCTCCCGCGAGGTCAGCATGTCGAGGTGTTCGCCAACAATGGCGACGGGCAGGACCACATCAGCTACGGCGCGCATAAAAACGTGCTCTGCACGGCCGAATGCTGGCACGACCTCTGCGATCCTCGCAAGCCGCAGTTGGGCACCTTTCTGGCGACACACCTGGTGACCAGCGCCCTGTACAGCGGCCAAGGCACCGTCGGGGCGCGCAACGGCCGTGACGCGTGTGACTACCAACTCTCGCAACGTTGTGACGCGTTTGAGCGGATGTGGGACGTCAACACGATGCAGCACAGGCCGCTGATCAACACGCGGAACGAACCCCATGCCGGTGAAGGCATGGCCCGGCTGCATGTGATTTACCATGACTTGACACTGGCGCCCGTTTCGAACCGCCTGACGGCTGGGGCGCTGCAGGCCGTGGTGGCGCTATGTGAAGCCGGGATCGTCGATCCGAGTCTTACCCTCGGCGATCCGGTGGCTGCGGCGTCGCAGATCAGCCGCGATCTGGGGCTGCAACAGAAACTCGCCACCGTGGTCCGCGGGCGCAAGCTCACGGCTCTCGAAATCCAGCAGGGAATTCGTGACTTGGTTGCCGGCTGCCACGCCGAAGGCCTGTTGCGCGATGCGGTCCCTGAGATCGAATCGATTCTCCGCGACTGGCAAACCTCGCTCGACCTGCTTCAGCAGCGCGACGTCGAGGCCCTCGCCGCGCGGCACGACAACTGGCTCAAGTACTTGCTGTTGGACCGCCATCGGGCGCGGCGCAACCTGCGCTGGGATACGGCCGAGATGCGGATGCTCGACATGCAGTACGCCAATCTCGATCCCGAGCAGGGATTGTTCCTCAAGATGGCCGCTGCGGGCGCTGTGGCCGAGCTGCCGGATGAGGCGGACCTCGAGCGGGCCATGCACCAGCCCCCGCGCGACACGCGGGCCTGGCTCCGCGGCGAGTTGCTGCGCCGTTTCGGTCAATACGTCAGCAGCATGGACTGGTCGTGGATCACCTTCCGCATCCCCGTGGCTCGTGGCTGGACGCAGGTGGCCCGCGTGTCGATGCCTGACCCACGGCGATTCGGGCAAGACGAATGCGCCGACATCCTCGCCCTCGACTCGCTCGAAGCGATCGTTACGGCCCTCAACGAGCGGAGTGCGCCGTTGGCTGGCACTAGCCTGACAGCGACTCGCATCCAGACGACTTCCTGGCAGTAG